Proteins encoded in a region of the Vicia villosa cultivar HV-30 ecotype Madison, WI linkage group LG5, Vvil1.0, whole genome shotgun sequence genome:
- the LOC131601299 gene encoding uncharacterized protein LOC131601299 isoform X1, with the protein MIVAMDLNASPVPEEEDEDVYEEKIHHVQEYSAPEDHVESGAAIARREREERKRRLKRERPDDRPVNRSQSPRYDQQFHTKNPKSYDTSRLPPGWLDCPASGQEICCMIPSKVPLGESFNDCIFPGKRYSFKQVIHQQRVLGRKLGLVIDLTNTSRYYPVTDLKKEGIKHVKIQCRGRGSVPDNLSVNQFVYEVIQFLSRQKQSKKYILVHCTHGHNRTGYMIIHYLMRAMSMSVTQAIKIFSEARPPGIYKPDYIDALYTFYHEKKPEMVVCPPTPEWKRSSELDLNGEAVPDDDDDGVPGPDLQENIETGTQMTNDDVLGDEIPSDQQDAFRQFCYQTLRLGVGARGHTQFPGSHPVSLNRDNLQLLRQRYYYATWKADGTRYMMLITMDGCYLIDRSFNCRRVQMRFPCRSLNDGLGEKTHHFTLLDGEMVIDTLPDSNKQERRYLIYDLMAINHVSIIERPFCERWKMLEKEVIEPRNHERQHIYQSRNPYYRYDLEPFRVRRKDFWLLSTVTKLLKEFIKRLSHEADGLIFQGWDDPYVPRTHEGLLKWKYANLNSVDFLFEVEGERELLFVNERGKKKLMDGNKVAFPDGSEPSLYSGKIIECTWDFDNLEWIFLRIRTDKSTPNEFNTYRKVMRSIKDNITEEDLLNEINEIIRLPMYADRIKTDSKANQHQHGNAAKRR; encoded by the exons ATGATAGTTGCTATGGATTTGAATGCGTCTCCGGTACCggaggaggaagatgaagatgTTTATGAAGAGAAGATACATCATGTTCAAGAGTATAGTGCACCTGAGGACCATGTAGAAAGTGGAGCTGCTATAGCACGCCGG GAGCGTGAGGAAAGAAAGAGACGCTTGAAAAGGGAACGTCCAGATGATAGACCTGTGAATCGATCACAATCACCTCGATATGATCAACAATTTCATACAAAAAACCCTAAATCATATGATACAAGTAGGCTTCCTCCAG GTTGGTTAGATTGCCCTGCATCTGGCCAGGAAATTTGTTGTATGATACCTTCTAAAGTCCCTCTTGGTGAATCTTTCAATGACTGCATTTTTCCTGGTAAAAGATACTCATTTAAACAAGTGATACATCAACAGAGAGTTTTAGGGAGGAAA CTTGGTCTGGTGATTGATTTGACAAACACCTCTCGATACTACCCAGTGACAGATTTAAAAAAAGAGGGTATCAAGCATGTTAAG ATTCAATGCAGGGGGCGTGGTTCTGTACCTGATAATTTATCCGTGAATCAGTTTGTCTATGAG GTTATACAATTTTTGTCACGCCAAAAGCAGTCAAAGAAGTATATACTTGTTCACTGTACACACGGGCATAACCGTACCGGATACATGATTATCCACTATCTAATGCGTGCTATGTCAATGTCTGTTACACAG GCAATTAAAATTTTTTCTGAAGCGCGCCCTCCAGGAATCTATAAACCTGATTATATTGATGCATTGTACACATTTTATCATGAAAAAAAACCCGAGATGGTAGTTTGTCCTCCTACTCCAGAATGGAAAAGGTCTTCTGAACTTGATCTCAATGGTGAAGCAGTTCcagacgatgatgatgatggagtACCAGGCCCTGATTTGCAG GAGAACATTGAGACTGGCACTCAGATGACGAATGATGATGTTTTAGGAGATGAGATACCCAGTGATCAGCAAGATGCATTTCGACAGTTCTGTTATCAAACACTTAGATTGGGTGTTGGG GCCAGAGGACATACACAGTTTCCAGGTTCACACCCAGTTTCTCTCAACAG GGATAATTTGCAGTTATTACGACAGCGTTATTATTATGCAACATGGAAAGCTGATGGTACACGGTATATGATGTTAATAACAATGGATGGGTGTTACTTGATTGATAGAAGTTTTAATTGTCGAAGGGTCCAAATGAGGTTTCCTTGCAGGAGTTTGAATGAT GGTTTGGGTGAGAAGACCCACCATTTCACATTACTTGACGGTGAAATGGTTATTGATACTTTGCCAGATTCAAATAAGCAGGAGAGAAGATACCTTATATATGATCTTATGgcaatcaaccatgtttcaaTAATAGAG CGACCCTTCTGTGAAAGATGGAAGATGCTTGAGAAAGAAGTGATTGAACCTAGGAATCATGAACGACAACATATATACCAGAGCAGAAATCCTTACTATAGATATGATCTGGAACCATTCAGG GTGAGGAGGAAAGATTTTTGGTTGCTTTCTACTGTCACAAAGCTTTTAAAGGAATTCATCAAAAGACTTTCACATGAGGCAGATGGTCTCATATTTCAG GGTTGGGATGATCCTTATGTACCACGTACTCATGAAGGACTCTTAAAGTGGAAATACGCTAATTTAAATTCAGTTGACTTTCTGTTTGAG GTCGAAGGTGAGCGGGAGCTACTTTTTGTGAATGAGCGAGGAAAGAAGAAACTCATGGATGGGAATAAGGTTGCTTTCCCAG ATGGTTCGGAGCCCTCACTTTATTCGGGAAAGATAATCGAGTGTACTTGGGATTTTGATAACCTGGAATGGATATTCTTGCGAATTAGGACAGATAAATCAACTCCAAATGAGTTTAATACTTACAGAAAG GTGATGCGAAGCATAAAAGACAACATCACAGAAGAAGACTTGTTGAATGAAATAAATGAGATAATTCGCCTTCCCATGTATGCGGACAGGATCAAAACTGATAGTAAAGCAAATCAGCATCAGCATGGTAATGCTGCAAAGCGAAGGTGA
- the LOC131601299 gene encoding uncharacterized protein LOC131601299 isoform X2, whose amino-acid sequence MDLNASPVPEEEDEDVYEEKIHHVQEYSAPEDHVESGAAIARREREERKRRLKRERPDDRPVNRSQSPRYDQQFHTKNPKSYDTSRLPPGWLDCPASGQEICCMIPSKVPLGESFNDCIFPGKRYSFKQVIHQQRVLGRKLGLVIDLTNTSRYYPVTDLKKEGIKHVKIQCRGRGSVPDNLSVNQFVYEVIQFLSRQKQSKKYILVHCTHGHNRTGYMIIHYLMRAMSMSVTQAIKIFSEARPPGIYKPDYIDALYTFYHEKKPEMVVCPPTPEWKRSSELDLNGEAVPDDDDDGVPGPDLQENIETGTQMTNDDVLGDEIPSDQQDAFRQFCYQTLRLGVGARGHTQFPGSHPVSLNRDNLQLLRQRYYYATWKADGTRYMMLITMDGCYLIDRSFNCRRVQMRFPCRSLNDGLGEKTHHFTLLDGEMVIDTLPDSNKQERRYLIYDLMAINHVSIIERPFCERWKMLEKEVIEPRNHERQHIYQSRNPYYRYDLEPFRVRRKDFWLLSTVTKLLKEFIKRLSHEADGLIFQGWDDPYVPRTHEGLLKWKYANLNSVDFLFEVEGERELLFVNERGKKKLMDGNKVAFPDGSEPSLYSGKIIECTWDFDNLEWIFLRIRTDKSTPNEFNTYRKVMRSIKDNITEEDLLNEINEIIRLPMYADRIKTDSKANQHQHGNAAKRR is encoded by the exons ATGGATTTGAATGCGTCTCCGGTACCggaggaggaagatgaagatgTTTATGAAGAGAAGATACATCATGTTCAAGAGTATAGTGCACCTGAGGACCATGTAGAAAGTGGAGCTGCTATAGCACGCCGG GAGCGTGAGGAAAGAAAGAGACGCTTGAAAAGGGAACGTCCAGATGATAGACCTGTGAATCGATCACAATCACCTCGATATGATCAACAATTTCATACAAAAAACCCTAAATCATATGATACAAGTAGGCTTCCTCCAG GTTGGTTAGATTGCCCTGCATCTGGCCAGGAAATTTGTTGTATGATACCTTCTAAAGTCCCTCTTGGTGAATCTTTCAATGACTGCATTTTTCCTGGTAAAAGATACTCATTTAAACAAGTGATACATCAACAGAGAGTTTTAGGGAGGAAA CTTGGTCTGGTGATTGATTTGACAAACACCTCTCGATACTACCCAGTGACAGATTTAAAAAAAGAGGGTATCAAGCATGTTAAG ATTCAATGCAGGGGGCGTGGTTCTGTACCTGATAATTTATCCGTGAATCAGTTTGTCTATGAG GTTATACAATTTTTGTCACGCCAAAAGCAGTCAAAGAAGTATATACTTGTTCACTGTACACACGGGCATAACCGTACCGGATACATGATTATCCACTATCTAATGCGTGCTATGTCAATGTCTGTTACACAG GCAATTAAAATTTTTTCTGAAGCGCGCCCTCCAGGAATCTATAAACCTGATTATATTGATGCATTGTACACATTTTATCATGAAAAAAAACCCGAGATGGTAGTTTGTCCTCCTACTCCAGAATGGAAAAGGTCTTCTGAACTTGATCTCAATGGTGAAGCAGTTCcagacgatgatgatgatggagtACCAGGCCCTGATTTGCAG GAGAACATTGAGACTGGCACTCAGATGACGAATGATGATGTTTTAGGAGATGAGATACCCAGTGATCAGCAAGATGCATTTCGACAGTTCTGTTATCAAACACTTAGATTGGGTGTTGGG GCCAGAGGACATACACAGTTTCCAGGTTCACACCCAGTTTCTCTCAACAG GGATAATTTGCAGTTATTACGACAGCGTTATTATTATGCAACATGGAAAGCTGATGGTACACGGTATATGATGTTAATAACAATGGATGGGTGTTACTTGATTGATAGAAGTTTTAATTGTCGAAGGGTCCAAATGAGGTTTCCTTGCAGGAGTTTGAATGAT GGTTTGGGTGAGAAGACCCACCATTTCACATTACTTGACGGTGAAATGGTTATTGATACTTTGCCAGATTCAAATAAGCAGGAGAGAAGATACCTTATATATGATCTTATGgcaatcaaccatgtttcaaTAATAGAG CGACCCTTCTGTGAAAGATGGAAGATGCTTGAGAAAGAAGTGATTGAACCTAGGAATCATGAACGACAACATATATACCAGAGCAGAAATCCTTACTATAGATATGATCTGGAACCATTCAGG GTGAGGAGGAAAGATTTTTGGTTGCTTTCTACTGTCACAAAGCTTTTAAAGGAATTCATCAAAAGACTTTCACATGAGGCAGATGGTCTCATATTTCAG GGTTGGGATGATCCTTATGTACCACGTACTCATGAAGGACTCTTAAAGTGGAAATACGCTAATTTAAATTCAGTTGACTTTCTGTTTGAG GTCGAAGGTGAGCGGGAGCTACTTTTTGTGAATGAGCGAGGAAAGAAGAAACTCATGGATGGGAATAAGGTTGCTTTCCCAG ATGGTTCGGAGCCCTCACTTTATTCGGGAAAGATAATCGAGTGTACTTGGGATTTTGATAACCTGGAATGGATATTCTTGCGAATTAGGACAGATAAATCAACTCCAAATGAGTTTAATACTTACAGAAAG GTGATGCGAAGCATAAAAGACAACATCACAGAAGAAGACTTGTTGAATGAAATAAATGAGATAATTCGCCTTCCCATGTATGCGGACAGGATCAAAACTGATAGTAAAGCAAATCAGCATCAGCATGGTAATGCTGCAAAGCGAAGGTGA